In a genomic window of Drosophila takahashii strain IR98-3 E-12201 chromosome 3L, DtakHiC1v2, whole genome shotgun sequence:
- the Ythdc1 gene encoding YTH domain-containing protein 1: MPRAASKQTLPMREMADLDAVHLGLDENEADIAEELQDFEFNTRSEASESNGGDSTDSEPSISSVSTATSSLVGSGSKRKTKKLAKESPQVEVPKTSKSTSSSSKNKASKREPTPEELNGGNKKKKPKKTASSEPSEKVKSKSPPAEERQPPAKKSRSKKPSSINDSGAHKSDASEAEDEKPALPTLESDSESSDSDSGTQHKRNGGNGGGNARGKPNSKSSTPEKDSVGGGSQSHAQKGYDYMTKLNYLFRDTRFFLIKSNNSDNVQLSKSKSVWATLPQNDANLNQAFKEARNVLLIFSVNESGKFAGFARMAAPSRRDIPQVAWVLPPSISPKALGGVIELDWICRKELSFNATLHLHNTWNEGKPVKIGRDGQEIEPKIGAELCRLFPEDEQIELTPILKKSKETARVMREKGIHVIYKPPRSLSSRGHGGGGGGGGRGGGRDHLGPMRHKRSYHGPPHHRPYRHHHGMGLPPGGGFKRSGSPYRQMGGGAGAPPGGPGDMTMPAWERYMSSAAAAEAYVADYMRNMHGQLPPLPFVPPFAQLPMPGAAGGAAGALPPGAAAMYEQLPPPVRYYDGPGAPPLPDYPPPQRPPPPGFDKAPSYEEFAAWKNAGLPTVPPPGFPVYGGAANGGSNGGAGGAAAAQAAAGGGMGGGGGGGGGSGGGGMGGGGPGGYRNRDGNNGSAGPRRREYGNRSGGGGGGGSSRDSRPFRERGGGGGQRSYRDNRR, translated from the exons GTAAACAAACGCTGCCGATGCGCGAGATGGCGGACTTGGATGCAGTGCACCTGGGACTGGACGAGAACGAGGCGGACATTGCCGAGGAGCTGCAGGACTTTGAGTTCAACACGCGGAGCGAGGCCTCCGAGTCGAACGGGGGCGACTCCACGGACTCGGAGCCCAGCATCAGTTCGGTGAGCACGGCCACATCCTCGCTGgtgggcagcggcagcaagCGGAAGACCAAGAAGCTGGCCAAGGAGAGCCCTCAGGTGGAGGTGCCCAAAACCTCCAAGTccacatcctcctcctccaagaACAAAGCCAGCAAACGGGAGCCCACGCCCGAGGAGCTGAATGGTGGCAATAAGAAAAAGAAGCCCAAGAAAACGGCTTCCTCGGAGCCCTCGGAGAAGGTCAAATCCAAATCCCCGCCAGCCGAGGAACGCCAGCCGCCGGCCAAGAAGTCGCGGAGCAAGAAACCTTCCAGTATCAACGATTCTGGGGCCCACAAAAGCGATGCCAGCGAGGCGGAGGATGAGAAACCAGCTCTTCCAACGCTAGAGTCCGATAGCGAGTCCTCCGACTCGGATTCGGGCACCCAGCACAAGCGAAACGGAGGCAATGGCGGCGGCAATGCCCGCGGTAAACCCAATTCCAAGAGCTCCACGCCCGAAAAGGATTCCGTGGGCGGCGGTTCGCAGTCACACGCTCAAAAGGGCTACGACTACATGACCAAGCTGAACTACCTGTTCCGGGACACGCGCTTCTTCCTCATCAAGTCGAACAACAGCGACAACGTTCAGCTCTCGAAAAGCAAGAGCGTGTGGGCCACGCTGCCGCAGAACGACGCCAATCTTAACCAGGCCTTCAAGGAGGCCCGAAATGTGCTGCTCATCTTCTCGGTGAACGAGAGTG GTAAATTTGCAGGCTTCGCCCGGATGGCGGCGCCCTCCCGGCGGGACATTCCCCAGGTGGCCTGGGTGCTGCCGCCAAGTATTTCGCCCAAGGCGCTGGGCGGCGTCATCGAACTGGACTGGATCTGCCGCAAGGAGCTGTCCTTCAACGCCACCCTGCATCTGCACAACACCTGGAACGAGGGCAAGCCGGTGAAGATCGGTCGCGACGGCCAGGAGATTGAGCCCAAGATCGGCGCCGAGCTGTGTCGTCTCTTCCCGGAGGACGAGCAAATCGAACTGACGCCCATACTCAAGAAATCCAAGGAGACGGCCCGGGTGATGCGGGAAAAGGGCATCCACGTGATCTACAAGCCGCCCAGGAGTCTCTCCTCCCGCGGAcacggcggtggcggcggcggaggaggacgTGGCGGAGGCAGGGACCATCTGGGTCCGATGCGTCACAAGAGGAGCTACCACGGACCACCGCACCACCGGCCGTACCGTCATCATCATGGCATGGGTCTTCCACCGGGCGGCGGCTTCAAGCGGAGCGGTTCTCCCTACCGCCAGATGGGCGGTGGAGCAGGAGCACCACCCGGTGGACCCGGCGACATGACCATGCCCGCGTGGGAGCGCTACATGTCCTCCGCAGCAGCTGCCGAAGCCTACGTGGCCGACTATATGCGCAACATGCACGGCCAACTGCCGCCGTTGCCCTTCGTTCCTCCCTTCGCCCAGCTGCCGATGCCAGGAGCCGCGGGCGGAGCAGCCGGTGCCCTGCCACCGGGAGCGGCGGCCATGTACGAGCAGCTGCCGCCACCGGTGCGCTACTACGATGGACCGGGTGCACCTCCCCTGCCGGATTATCCGCCGCCGCAGAGGCCACCGCCGCCGGGCTTCGACAAGGCGCCGAGCTACGAGGAGTTCGCCGCCTGGAAGAACGCTGGCCTGCCCACAGTGCCACCGCCGGGCTTTCCCGTCTACGGCGGAGCGGCCAATGGCGGTAGCAATGGCGGAGCTGGTGGAGCGGCTGCTGCTCAGGCGGCGGCCGGCGGAGGCAtgggaggaggcggcggcggcggcggaggatcAGGCGGCGGCGGAATGGGCGGTGGTGGACCCGGTGGCTATCGGAATCGCGACGGCAACAACGGCTCCGCGGGCCCACGTCGGCGGGAGTACGGAAAtcgcagcggcggcggcggcggcggcggatcTTCGCGGGATTCGCGACCGTTTCGCGAGcgtggcggcggcggtggccagCGAAGCTATCGGGACAACAGGCGTTAG
- the LOC108067099 gene encoding drosomycin — MMQIKYLFALFAVLMLVVLGAQNADADCLSGRYKGPCAVWDNETCRRVCKEEGRVSGHCSPSLKCWCEGC; from the coding sequence ATGATGCAGATCAAGTACTTGTTCGCCCTCTTCGCTGTCCTGATGCTGGTCGTCCTGGGAGCCCAAAATGCCGATGCCGACTGTCTGTCCGGAAGATACAAGGGTCCCTGTGCCGTCTGGGACAACGAGACCTGCCGTCGTGTGTGCAAGGAGGAAGGACGAGTCAGTGGACACTGCAGCCCCAGTCTGAAGTGCTGGTGCGAAGGATGTTGA